Proteins encoded together in one Streptomyces sp. TLI_171 window:
- a CDS encoding PH domain-containing protein yields the protein MTAAAAATAVDAEGWRRLSPRMLLVHPVRELPKVLPLVLPAVVLHGGHHNSWAWAVTALAIGAGLLRWWTTRYRVGADLVELRHGLLIRRHITVPADRVRTVDLHAGAAHRVLGLAAVTVGTGRAAQRRGEGLRLDALARPEALELRAALLGDGDGAADGPRQGVELLRFRPGWFRFAPLAAAGFAPVLASALALTGPLAGPLRQTPIGALVDALLHARALGPLPVRLPLVLLLAATAINLLTFAERAGAFALRQLPNGALEIGHGLLNRRTTTLEKRRVYGVELTESLPMRLFGGARLTAVATASARERSGPALAPAVPRRAALAVAARVLGGDAALSGPLTGHGPRARTRRLTRALGGWAGAAAVLGAAVAAGRLPLWAPAVWVAALPLAGAVALDRHCSLGHAVADGRLVIRSGSLLRRRTVLAGEGVIGWNLRRTRGGRRAGLVTLTATTAAGRKGYRLPDLPEELLPGLAEEVLPGLLAPFLVRE from the coding sequence GTGACCGCCGCCGCAGCCGCGACCGCGGTGGACGCCGAGGGCTGGCGGCGGCTCAGCCCGCGGATGCTGCTGGTCCACCCGGTCCGGGAACTGCCCAAGGTGCTGCCGCTGGTGCTGCCCGCCGTCGTGCTGCACGGCGGCCACCACAACTCCTGGGCGTGGGCCGTCACCGCGCTGGCGATCGGCGCCGGACTGCTGCGCTGGTGGACCACCCGCTACCGGGTCGGGGCCGACCTGGTGGAGCTGCGGCACGGCCTGCTGATCCGCCGTCACATCACCGTCCCCGCCGACCGGGTGCGCACCGTCGACCTGCACGCCGGCGCCGCCCACCGGGTGCTCGGCCTGGCCGCCGTCACCGTCGGCACCGGCCGGGCCGCGCAGCGCCGCGGCGAGGGCCTGCGGCTGGACGCGCTGGCCCGCCCGGAGGCGCTGGAACTGCGCGCGGCGCTGCTCGGCGACGGCGACGGCGCCGCCGACGGCCCGCGGCAGGGCGTCGAGCTGCTGCGCTTCCGTCCCGGCTGGTTCCGCTTCGCGCCGCTCGCCGCGGCCGGGTTCGCCCCGGTGCTGGCCTCCGCCCTGGCGCTGACCGGCCCGCTGGCCGGCCCGCTGCGGCAGACCCCGATCGGCGCGCTGGTGGACGCCCTGCTGCACGCCCGGGCGCTCGGCCCGCTGCCGGTGCGGCTGCCGCTGGTGCTGCTGCTCGCCGCCACCGCGATCAACCTGCTGACCTTCGCCGAGCGCGCCGGCGCCTTCGCGCTGCGGCAGCTCCCGAACGGCGCGCTGGAGATCGGACACGGGCTGCTGAACCGGCGCACGACCACCCTGGAGAAGCGCCGGGTGTACGGCGTCGAACTGACGGAGAGCCTGCCGATGCGGCTGTTCGGCGGCGCACGCCTCACGGCCGTGGCCACCGCCTCGGCGCGCGAACGGAGCGGTCCCGCGCTGGCCCCGGCGGTGCCGCGGCGCGCCGCGCTGGCCGTGGCGGCGCGGGTGCTGGGCGGCGACGCGGCGCTGTCCGGGCCGCTCACCGGGCACGGCCCGCGGGCCCGGACCCGGCGGCTGACCAGGGCGCTGGGCGGCTGGGCGGGGGCGGCGGCGGTGCTCGGCGCGGCCGTGGCGGCCGGCCGGCTGCCGCTGTGGGCGCCGGCGGTGTGGGTGGCGGCGCTGCCGCTGGCGGGGGCGGTGGCGCTGGACCGGCACTGTTCGCTCGGCCACGCCGTGGCGGACGGGCGCCTGGTGATCCGGAGCGGTTCGCTGCTGCGCCGGCGCACCGTGCTGGCCGGCGAGGGCGTGATCGGGTGGAACCTGCGCCGCACCCGGGGCGGGCGGCGGGCCGGGCTGGTGACGCTGACCGCGACCACGGCGGCCGGCCGCAAGGGCTACCGGCTGCCGGACCTGCCGGAGGAGTTGCTGCCCGGCCTGGCCGAGGAGGTGCTGCCCGGTCTGCTCGCGCCGTTCCTCGTGCGTGAGTGA
- a CDS encoding PH domain-containing protein, which yields MSDTTTAPPGAGLPARAPGLRPPEHRVDPRAVRYWTLRALGGWLLLAAGLTALQQFGPDRTARPALLVLACALPAAAAHLALMPRRRYAVHRWETTADAICVRTGWLVEEWRIAPIARVQTVDHERGPLERRLGLTTVTVTTASSAGPLKIRGLAEGTAAELAAALTEAARSGTGDAT from the coding sequence ATGTCTGACACCACCACCGCCCCGCCCGGCGCCGGACTACCCGCCCGGGCACCGGGACTGCGACCGCCCGAGCACCGGGTCGACCCGCGCGCCGTGCGCTACTGGACGCTCCGCGCGCTGGGCGGCTGGCTGCTGCTCGCGGCCGGGCTGACGGCCCTTCAGCAGTTCGGCCCGGACCGGACCGCCCGGCCCGCCCTGCTCGTCCTCGCCTGCGCGCTGCCCGCGGCCGCCGCCCACCTGGCGCTGATGCCGCGCCGCCGCTACGCCGTGCACCGCTGGGAGACCACCGCCGACGCGATCTGCGTCCGGACCGGCTGGCTGGTCGAGGAGTGGCGGATCGCGCCGATCGCCCGGGTGCAGACCGTCGACCACGAACGCGGACCGCTGGAGCGCCGGCTGGGCCTCACCACGGTCACCGTCACCACCGCCTCCTCGGCCGGCCCGCTGAAGATCCGCGGTCTGGCGGAGGGAACCGCGGCGGAGCTCGCCGCCGCCCTCACCGAGGCCGCCAGGTCCGGCACGGGGGACGCCACGTGA
- a CDS encoding glucose-1-phosphate thymidylyltransferase, whose translation MKALVLSGGSGTRLRPFTYSMPKQLIPIANRPVLEHVLQNIREIGVTEIGVIVGDRRPAIEAVLGDGSRLGVQITYIDQEQPLGLAHCVSLAREFLGEDDFVMYLGDNMLPGGVVAIAEDFRDRRPAAQVVVYKVADPRAFGVAEVAADGTVLRLVEKPQQPRTDLALIGVYFFTPAIHKAVAEIEPSARGELEITDAIQWLVSAGEQVGASEYHGYWKDTGRVEDILDCNRELLNGLVGSVQGEVDADSVLIGNVLIEPGARVVRSRIEGPAVVGAGSLIEDSFVGPYASIGKDCVLHSTHVDYSIALDGATVSRVSGVHGSLIGRSAAVTGVHSATRHHRLVVGDHTQVEVAA comes from the coding sequence ATGAAGGCCCTGGTGCTGTCAGGCGGGTCGGGCACCCGACTTCGACCGTTCACCTATTCGATGCCCAAGCAGTTGATCCCGATCGCCAACCGCCCGGTGCTGGAGCACGTCCTGCAGAACATCCGCGAGATCGGCGTCACCGAGATCGGCGTCATCGTCGGTGACCGGCGGCCCGCGATCGAGGCCGTGCTGGGCGACGGCTCCCGCCTCGGTGTGCAGATCACCTACATCGACCAGGAGCAGCCGCTGGGCCTGGCCCACTGCGTCTCCCTCGCCCGGGAGTTCCTCGGCGAGGACGACTTCGTGATGTACCTCGGCGACAACATGCTCCCCGGCGGCGTCGTCGCGATCGCCGAGGACTTCCGCGACCGGCGGCCCGCCGCCCAGGTCGTGGTGTACAAGGTCGCCGACCCGCGCGCGTTCGGCGTCGCCGAGGTCGCCGCCGACGGCACCGTGCTGCGCCTGGTGGAGAAGCCCCAGCAGCCGCGCACCGACCTGGCGCTGATCGGCGTCTACTTCTTCACCCCGGCCATCCACAAGGCCGTGGCGGAGATCGAGCCCAGCGCCCGCGGCGAACTGGAGATCACCGACGCCATCCAGTGGCTGGTGAGCGCCGGCGAGCAGGTCGGCGCCAGCGAGTACCACGGATACTGGAAGGACACCGGCCGGGTCGAGGACATCCTGGACTGCAACCGCGAACTGCTGAACGGCCTCGTCGGGTCGGTGCAGGGCGAGGTCGACGCCGACAGCGTCCTGATCGGCAACGTGCTGATCGAGCCCGGCGCCCGGGTGGTGCGCTCCCGGATCGAGGGCCCGGCGGTGGTCGGCGCGGGCAGCCTGATCGAGGACAGCTTCGTCGGCCCGTACGCCTCGATCGGCAAGGACTGCGTGCTGCACAGCACGCACGTCGACTACTCCATCGCGCTGGACGGCGCGACGGTCTCCCGGGTCAGCGGCGTGCACGGCTCGCTGATCGGCCGCAGCGCCGCGGTCACCGGGGTGCACAGTGCGACCCGCCACCACCGCCTGGTGGTCGGCGATCACACCCAGGTGGAGGTGGCGGCATGA
- the rfbB gene encoding dTDP-glucose 4,6-dehydratase: MRILVTGGAGFIGSHYVRTLLDGGYPGYEDARVTVLDKLTYAGNRDNLPAAHPRLDFVQGDICDLPLLLEVLPGHDAVVHFAAESHVDRSLEAAAEFVRTNVGGTQSVMEAALRTGVQRVVHVSTDEVYGSIDEGSWTEEWPLLPNSPYAASKAGSDLIARAYWRTHGLNVSITRCSNNYGPYQHPEKLIPLFTTNLLEGKQVPLYGEGANIREWLHVDDHCRAIQLVLTGGRAGEVYNVGGGNEQTNRQITDILLEHLGADRDAIRHVADRKGHDLRYSLDESKIRAELGYEPRIPFARGLADTVDWYRDNPGWWKAVKYREEEQR, translated from the coding sequence ATGAGGATCCTGGTCACCGGCGGCGCCGGCTTCATCGGCTCGCACTACGTCCGGACGCTGCTCGACGGCGGCTACCCCGGCTACGAGGACGCCCGGGTCACCGTCCTGGACAAGCTGACCTACGCGGGCAACCGGGACAACCTCCCGGCCGCCCACCCCCGGCTGGACTTCGTCCAGGGCGACATCTGCGACCTGCCGCTGCTGCTGGAGGTGCTGCCCGGCCACGACGCCGTGGTGCACTTCGCCGCCGAGTCGCACGTGGACCGCTCGCTGGAGGCCGCCGCCGAGTTCGTCCGCACCAACGTCGGCGGCACCCAGAGCGTGATGGAGGCCGCGCTGCGCACCGGCGTCCAGCGGGTCGTGCACGTCTCCACCGACGAGGTGTACGGCTCCATCGACGAGGGGTCCTGGACCGAGGAGTGGCCGCTGCTGCCCAACTCCCCGTACGCGGCCTCCAAGGCGGGCTCCGACCTGATCGCCCGGGCGTACTGGCGCACCCACGGCCTGAACGTGTCGATCACCCGCTGCTCCAACAACTACGGGCCCTACCAGCACCCCGAGAAGCTGATCCCGCTGTTCACCACCAACCTGCTGGAGGGCAAGCAGGTCCCGCTGTACGGCGAGGGCGCCAACATCCGCGAGTGGCTGCACGTCGACGACCACTGCCGGGCCATCCAGCTGGTGCTCACCGGCGGCCGGGCCGGCGAGGTCTACAACGTCGGCGGCGGCAACGAGCAGACCAACCGTCAGATCACCGACATCCTGCTGGAGCACCTCGGCGCCGACCGGGACGCGATCCGCCACGTCGCCGACCGCAAGGGCCACGACCTGCGCTACTCGCTCGACGAGAGCAAGATCCGCGCGGAACTCGGCTACGAGCCGCGCATCCCGTTCGCCCGGGGACTGGCGGACACCGTGGACTGGTACCGGGACAACCCGGGCTGGTGGAAGGCGGTCAAGTACCGCGAGGAGGAACAGCGATGA
- a CDS encoding FAD-dependent oxidoreductase — MTFAQVLVVGAGPVGLTAAHELARHGVQVRLVDAAAGPAVTSRALATHARTLETYDQMGVLDELLPRGQRVEHFTLHQNGRRLVRFDTDYSRLPTRFPFTLMVDQVVTEEVLRGAAARRGVQIEWGVRLEEFQDTGDGVTTVLRLPDGSAETVGFDWLVGCDGGHSTVRKQLGMPLLGDSSETWLIADAVVDCDLPRDSIHWMRTPAGTVMMVPFPDPGKWRLLDTADASYESDEAVARRFKEKIAAGTGKPVEVELPSWVSVFTIQQRMIEQMRKGRVLLAGDAAHVHSPASGQGMNTGVQDAVNLSWKLAAVLAGEAEESLLDSYTAERVPVGATLLKSTRMATVLVQLRSRKAAAALRTLFTFLRNVKPLKSRIERKIMGGMSALDLDYGYGPLALDAAAGGALVAGARVARVSTPTPGWTELLEELRTPGWTLLSFAVPADHQELHRLADDWPGIRIRTVQRGRGTEVPGLLADPDGRIAADLGVPAGGWLLIRPDGYLAASGPGLVSAPPEQALRTLGLRTKAHISH, encoded by the coding sequence ATGACGTTCGCACAGGTCCTGGTGGTGGGGGCCGGCCCGGTCGGCCTCACCGCCGCCCACGAGCTCGCCCGGCACGGCGTCCAGGTCCGCCTGGTCGACGCCGCGGCCGGCCCGGCCGTCACCAGCCGGGCGCTGGCCACCCACGCCCGCACCCTGGAGACCTACGACCAGATGGGCGTGCTGGACGAACTGCTGCCCCGCGGCCAGCGGGTCGAGCACTTCACCCTGCACCAGAACGGCCGCCGGCTGGTCCGCTTCGACACCGACTACAGCCGGCTGCCCACCCGTTTCCCGTTCACCTTGATGGTCGACCAGGTGGTCACCGAGGAGGTGCTGCGCGGCGCCGCCGCCCGGCGCGGCGTGCAGATCGAATGGGGCGTCCGGCTGGAGGAGTTCCAGGACACCGGCGACGGCGTCACCACCGTGCTGCGGCTCCCCGACGGCAGCGCCGAGACGGTCGGCTTCGACTGGCTGGTCGGCTGCGACGGCGGCCACTCCACCGTCCGCAAGCAGCTCGGCATGCCGCTGCTCGGCGACTCCAGCGAGACCTGGCTGATCGCCGACGCGGTCGTCGACTGCGACCTGCCGCGGGACAGCATCCACTGGATGCGCACCCCCGCCGGCACCGTGATGATGGTGCCGTTCCCGGACCCCGGCAAGTGGCGGCTGCTGGACACCGCCGACGCCTCCTACGAGAGCGACGAGGCCGTCGCCCGCCGCTTCAAGGAGAAGATCGCGGCCGGCACCGGCAAGCCCGTCGAGGTCGAACTCCCCAGCTGGGTCTCGGTGTTCACCATCCAGCAGCGGATGATCGAGCAGATGCGCAAGGGCCGGGTGCTGCTCGCCGGCGACGCCGCCCACGTGCACAGCCCGGCCTCCGGCCAGGGCATGAACACCGGCGTGCAGGACGCCGTCAACCTCTCCTGGAAGCTCGCCGCGGTCCTCGCGGGCGAGGCCGAGGAGAGCCTGCTGGACAGCTACACCGCGGAGCGGGTGCCGGTCGGCGCGACGCTGCTCAAGTCGACCAGGATGGCCACCGTGCTGGTGCAGCTGCGCAGCCGCAAGGCCGCCGCCGCGCTGCGCACCCTGTTCACCTTCCTGCGCAACGTCAAGCCGCTGAAGTCGAGGATCGAACGCAAGATCATGGGCGGCATGTCCGCGCTCGACCTCGACTACGGGTACGGCCCGCTCGCCCTGGACGCCGCGGCCGGCGGCGCCCTGGTCGCCGGCGCCCGGGTCGCCCGGGTCAGCACGCCCACGCCCGGCTGGACCGAACTGCTGGAGGAGCTGCGCACCCCCGGCTGGACCCTGCTCTCCTTCGCCGTCCCCGCCGACCACCAGGAGCTGCACCGGCTCGCCGACGACTGGCCGGGCATCCGGATCCGCACCGTGCAGCGCGGCCGCGGCACCGAGGTCCCCGGGCTGCTCGCCGACCCCGACGGCCGGATCGCCGCCGACCTGGGCGTGCCGGCCGGCGGCTGGCTGCTGATCCGACCCGACGGCTACCTCGCCGCCTCCGGGCCCGGCCTGGTCTCCGCACCCCCCGAGCAGGCCCTGCGCACCCTGGGCCTGCGCACCAAGGCGCACATCAGCCACTGA
- a CDS encoding AMP-binding protein: MENLTPSGHVDTFTRDQLPPAEEWPELVRDLPELSYPARLNAAEELLDGTIARLGGDRPCLIDDDGAVWSYAELRATTDRIARVLTEDLGVLPGHRVLLRAPNTPWLAACWLAVLKAGAVAVTTLTLLRTGELRTVVNQSRLRLALCDERHTGDLEPLAAEGLRIVRFGGEHSELGQLAAERPGPFRAVATAADDVALIAFTSGTTGVPKATAHFHRDVLAVADTFAAYVVKPRPDDVFAGTPPLAFTFGLGGLLVFPLRVGAASLLLERATPDELFAAVARHRVTVLFTAPTGYRAVLPHIGRYDLSSLRRCVSAGETLPVTTWWAFKRATGLGLIDGIGSTELLHVFISSADHEIRPGATGRVVPGYRARIVDEHGRPVPDGEPGLLAVKGPTGCRYLGDERQRQQVKDGWNLTGDTYVRDADGYFWYQARSDDMIVSAGYNIAAPEVEQALQTHPAVADCGVVGVPDPRRGSVVKAFVVLAPGAAADQRTTAALQAHVKAAIAPYKYPRIVEFVDRLPLGNTGKLQRNVLRATAAAPRPAAARAAYEPVA, encoded by the coding sequence ATGGAGAACCTGACCCCCAGCGGGCACGTCGACACCTTCACCCGCGACCAGCTGCCCCCCGCCGAGGAGTGGCCCGAGCTGGTCCGCGACCTCCCCGAACTGAGCTACCCGGCCCGGCTGAACGCCGCCGAGGAACTCCTCGACGGCACCATCGCCCGGCTCGGCGGCGACCGCCCCTGCCTGATCGACGACGACGGCGCCGTCTGGAGCTACGCCGAGCTGCGCGCCACCACCGACCGGATCGCCCGGGTGCTGACCGAGGACCTCGGCGTGCTGCCCGGCCACCGCGTCCTGCTGCGCGCCCCCAACACCCCCTGGCTGGCAGCCTGCTGGCTGGCCGTGCTGAAGGCCGGCGCGGTCGCCGTCACCACCCTGACCCTGCTGCGCACCGGCGAGCTGCGCACCGTCGTGAACCAGTCCCGGCTTCGCCTCGCGCTCTGCGACGAGCGGCACACCGGGGACCTCGAACCGCTGGCGGCGGAGGGCCTGCGGATCGTCCGGTTCGGCGGTGAGCACAGCGAGCTGGGACAGCTGGCGGCCGAGCGCCCCGGCCCGTTCCGGGCGGTCGCCACCGCCGCGGACGACGTCGCGCTGATCGCCTTCACCTCCGGGACCACCGGAGTCCCGAAGGCCACCGCGCACTTCCACCGCGACGTGCTCGCCGTCGCCGACACGTTCGCCGCGTACGTGGTCAAGCCGCGTCCCGACGACGTGTTCGCCGGGACGCCGCCGCTGGCCTTCACCTTCGGCCTCGGCGGCCTGCTGGTCTTCCCGCTGCGGGTCGGCGCCGCCAGCCTGCTGCTGGAACGCGCCACCCCCGACGAGCTGTTCGCGGCCGTCGCCCGGCACCGGGTCACCGTGCTGTTCACCGCCCCCACCGGCTACCGCGCGGTGCTGCCGCACATCGGCCGCTACGACCTGAGCAGCCTGCGCCGCTGCGTCTCGGCGGGCGAGACCCTGCCGGTCACCACCTGGTGGGCGTTCAAGCGGGCCACCGGCCTCGGGCTGATCGACGGCATCGGCTCCACCGAACTGCTGCACGTCTTCATCTCCTCCGCCGACCACGAGATCCGGCCCGGCGCCACCGGCCGCGTGGTGCCCGGCTACCGGGCCCGGATCGTCGACGAGCACGGCCGCCCGGTGCCGGACGGCGAGCCCGGCCTGCTCGCGGTCAAGGGACCGACCGGCTGCCGCTACCTCGGCGACGAGCGCCAGCGCCAGCAGGTCAAGGACGGCTGGAACCTCACCGGCGACACCTACGTCCGGGACGCCGACGGCTACTTCTGGTACCAGGCCCGCTCCGACGACATGATCGTCTCGGCCGGCTACAACATCGCCGCACCCGAGGTCGAGCAGGCCCTGCAGACCCACCCGGCGGTGGCCGACTGCGGCGTGGTCGGAGTCCCCGACCCCCGGCGCGGCAGCGTGGTCAAGGCCTTCGTGGTGCTCGCCCCCGGCGCCGCCGCCGACCAGCGCACCACCGCCGCGCTCCAGGCGCACGTCAAGGCCGCGATCGCGCCCTACAAGTACCCGCGGATCGTCGAGTTCGTCGACCGGCTGCCGCTCGGCAACACCGGAAAGCTCCAGCGCAACGTGCTCCGCGCCACCGCCGCCGCGCCCCGGCCGGCCGCCGCCCGCGCCGCGTACGAGCCCGTGGCCTGA
- a CDS encoding anthranilate synthase component I: MTVLDTVTTARPDTADWTWTTRAGLRVTRRTEAAGSAALARTRLEAALDGRSGMLAFQGEHRAVGYVDPPLVLTGRGEAVELRALNARGRLLLPVLRAAVAGVVELAADGPDRLHGRLPAGAEGFREEDRTRHAGVFTAVRALTAALAAPDDALLGLYGAFGYDLVLQLQRVTPRQERAAEDRDLVLHLPDEIVEFDLRRDEAVRHRYAFEVDGRSTADLPGGTPEQAFRPGTPAEERDHRPGEYAEVVARAMPLFRSGDLFEVVPGQVFRRGCPAPPSELFRRLRETNPAPHSLLMNLGGGEYLVGASPEMFVRVRRELGADGDRLVVESAPISGTAARGRDAVEDAERIRELLSSEKEESELTMCTDVDRNDKARVCLPGTVRITARRSIELYSTLIHTVDRVEGVLAPDRDALDGFLTHLWAVTVTGAPKLAAVEFLEREERSPRRWYGGAVGRIGFDGTLETVLTLRTVQIRDGVATVRAGATLLHDSVPAAEEAETELKAAALLNVLRPERPRRAAAPALPAARRGGPGEGRRILLIDHRDSFVQCLADYLRRTGATVDTYRAGRHLSLLKRENPDLVVLSPGPGRPHDFAVGATIAEARRLRLPVFGVCLGLQGMVEYFGGQLGVLDRPVHGKPSTVQVVEADSPLLAGLPGEFRVGRYHSLYALPDRLPAELRITARTADGVPMAIEHREEPLAAVQFHPESLMSGQDAVGERLIGNAVAALARRPAPTR; the protein is encoded by the coding sequence ATGACCGTACTCGACACCGTCACCACCGCCCGACCCGACACCGCCGACTGGACCTGGACCACCCGGGCCGGCCTGCGGGTCACCCGCCGCACCGAGGCCGCGGGCAGCGCCGCCCTGGCCCGCACCCGGCTGGAGGCCGCCCTGGACGGGCGCAGCGGAATGCTCGCCTTCCAGGGCGAACACAGAGCCGTCGGCTACGTCGACCCGCCGCTGGTGCTGACCGGCCGCGGCGAGGCGGTCGAGCTGCGCGCGCTGAACGCCCGCGGCCGGCTGCTGCTGCCCGTCCTGCGCGCGGCCGTGGCCGGGGTGGTCGAGCTGGCAGCCGACGGACCCGACCGGCTGCACGGCCGGCTGCCCGCCGGGGCGGAGGGCTTCCGCGAGGAGGACCGCACCCGGCACGCCGGGGTCTTCACCGCCGTCCGCGCGCTCACCGCGGCGCTCGCCGCCCCCGACGACGCGCTGCTCGGCCTGTACGGGGCGTTCGGCTACGACCTGGTGCTGCAGCTCCAGCGGGTGACGCCGCGTCAGGAGCGCGCCGCCGAGGACCGCGACCTGGTGCTCCACCTGCCCGACGAGATCGTCGAGTTCGACCTGCGCCGGGACGAGGCCGTCCGGCACCGCTACGCGTTCGAGGTCGACGGCCGGAGCACCGCCGACCTGCCCGGCGGCACCCCGGAGCAGGCGTTCCGCCCCGGGACGCCCGCCGAGGAGCGCGACCACCGGCCCGGCGAGTACGCCGAGGTGGTGGCCCGGGCGATGCCGCTGTTCCGCTCCGGGGACCTGTTCGAGGTGGTGCCGGGCCAGGTGTTCCGGCGCGGCTGCCCCGCGCCGCCGTCCGAGCTGTTCCGCCGGCTGCGGGAGACCAACCCGGCGCCGCACAGCCTGCTGATGAACCTCGGCGGCGGCGAGTACCTGGTCGGCGCGTCCCCCGAGATGTTCGTCCGGGTCCGCCGCGAGCTCGGCGCGGACGGCGACCGGCTGGTGGTGGAGTCCGCGCCGATCAGCGGCACCGCCGCCCGCGGCCGGGACGCGGTCGAGGACGCCGAGCGGATCCGCGAACTGCTCTCCTCCGAGAAGGAGGAGTCCGAGCTCACCATGTGCACCGACGTGGACCGCAACGACAAGGCCCGGGTCTGCCTGCCCGGCACCGTGCGGATCACCGCCCGGCGCAGCATCGAGCTGTACTCCACGCTGATCCACACCGTCGACCGGGTGGAGGGCGTGCTCGCCCCCGACCGGGACGCGCTGGACGGCTTCCTCACCCACCTGTGGGCGGTCACCGTCACCGGCGCGCCCAAGCTCGCCGCCGTCGAGTTCCTGGAGCGCGAGGAGCGCTCGCCGCGCCGCTGGTACGGCGGCGCGGTCGGCCGGATCGGCTTCGACGGCACCCTGGAGACCGTGCTGACCCTGCGCACCGTGCAGATCCGCGACGGCGTCGCCACCGTACGGGCCGGCGCCACCCTGCTGCACGACTCGGTGCCGGCCGCCGAGGAGGCCGAGACCGAGCTCAAGGCCGCCGCCCTGCTGAACGTGCTGCGACCGGAGCGCCCCCGCCGCGCCGCCGCGCCCGCGCTGCCCGCGGCCCGCCGCGGCGGCCCCGGCGAGGGACGGCGGATCCTGCTGATCGACCACCGCGACTCCTTCGTCCAGTGCCTCGCCGACTACCTGCGGCGCACCGGCGCCACCGTCGACACCTACCGGGCCGGCCGGCACCTGTCGCTGCTCAAGCGCGAGAACCCCGACCTGGTGGTGCTCTCGCCCGGCCCCGGCCGCCCGCACGACTTCGCGGTCGGCGCGACCATCGCCGAGGCCCGCCGGCTGCGGCTGCCGGTGTTCGGGGTCTGCCTCGGACTGCAGGGCATGGTCGAGTACTTCGGCGGCCAACTCGGCGTGCTGGACCGGCCGGTGCACGGCAAGCCGTCCACCGTGCAGGTCGTCGAGGCCGACAGCCCGCTGCTGGCCGGCCTGCCCGGCGAGTTCCGGGTCGGCCGCTACCACTCGCTGTACGCACTGCCCGACCGGCTGCCCGCCGAGCTGCGGATCACCGCCCGGACCGCCGACGGCGTGCCGATGGCGATCGAGCACCGCGAGGAGCCGCTGGCCGCCGTCCAGTTCCACCCCGAATCGCTGATGAGCGGTCAGGACGCGGTGGGGGAGCGGCTGATCGGCAACGCCGTCGCCGCCCTCGCCCGCCGCCCCGCCCCCACCCGCTGA
- a CDS encoding class II 3-deoxy-7-phosphoheptulonate synthase, producing MTITELEAPVLPFAARPQDSWRDLPARQQPDWPDPVALRRVLDELAGARPLVSAGQCDRLRNRLAAVARGEAFLLQGGDCAESFDGVSANQVRDKIQTLQQMALVLTQASSLPVVKLGRMAGQYAKPRSSGHETRDGVTLPSYRGDAVNGAAFTAADRTPDPERLRTAYLTSARTLELIRAASEGSSADLERVHAWNRDFVSGSPARDRYRGPVEDFAVTLRLLRAFGTRGDFGGAAEVFTSHEALLLDYEAALTRTDPFTGGRYALSAHQLWIGERTREPGGAHVEFAAGIRNPVAVKIGPTAEPDEVLELVRRIDPQGEPGRLTLIARMGADLVRDRLPRLVARLAAAGSAVAWVCDPMHGNTVGTPSGHKTRRLDDVMDEVAGFFEVHRALGTHPGGLHLELTGEEVTECVGGSQEVTLGDLPRRYETTCDPRLNRSQSLDLAFRTAELLGDGWR from the coding sequence ATGACGATCACCGAGCTCGAAGCCCCCGTCCTCCCGTTCGCCGCCCGGCCGCAGGACTCCTGGCGCGACCTGCCCGCCCGGCAGCAGCCCGACTGGCCCGACCCGGTGGCGCTGCGCCGGGTGCTCGACGAACTCGCCGGGGCCCGCCCGCTGGTCTCGGCCGGCCAGTGCGACCGGCTGCGCAACCGGCTGGCCGCGGTCGCCCGCGGCGAGGCGTTCCTGCTGCAGGGCGGCGACTGCGCGGAGTCCTTCGACGGGGTCTCGGCCAACCAGGTCCGCGACAAGATCCAGACCCTCCAGCAGATGGCCCTGGTGCTCACCCAGGCCTCCTCGCTGCCGGTGGTCAAGCTCGGCCGGATGGCCGGCCAGTACGCCAAGCCGCGCTCCAGCGGCCACGAGACCCGCGACGGCGTCACCCTGCCCTCCTACCGGGGCGACGCCGTCAACGGCGCGGCCTTCACCGCCGCCGACCGCACGCCCGACCCGGAGCGGCTGCGCACCGCCTACCTGACCAGCGCCCGCACCCTGGAGCTGATCCGCGCCGCCAGCGAGGGCAGCAGCGCCGACCTGGAGCGGGTGCACGCCTGGAACCGCGACTTCGTGTCCGGCTCGCCCGCCCGCGACCGCTACCGCGGCCCGGTCGAGGACTTCGCGGTGACGCTGCGGCTGCTGCGCGCCTTCGGGACCCGCGGCGACTTCGGCGGCGCGGCCGAGGTGTTCACCAGCCACGAGGCGCTGCTGCTGGACTACGAGGCCGCGCTGACCCGGACCGACCCGTTCACCGGCGGGCGCTACGCCCTCTCCGCCCACCAGCTGTGGATCGGCGAGCGGACCCGCGAGCCCGGCGGCGCGCACGTCGAGTTCGCGGCCGGCATCCGCAACCCGGTGGCGGTCAAGATCGGTCCGACGGCGGAGCCCGACGAGGTGCTGGAGCTGGTCCGCCGGATCGACCCGCAGGGCGAGCCCGGCCGGCTCACCCTGATCGCCCGGATGGGCGCCGACCTGGTCCGCGACCGCCTGCCGCGGCTGGTGGCCCGGCTGGCCGCCGCCGGGTCCGCGGTCGCCTGGGTGTGCGACCCGATGCACGGCAACACGGTCGGCACGCCGAGCGGCCACAAGACCCGGCGGCTGGACGACGTGATGGACGAGGTGGCCGGCTTCTTCGAGGTCCACCGCGCGCTCGGCACCCACCCCGGCGGCCTGCACCTGGAGCTCACCGGCGAGGAGGTCACCGAGTGCGTCGGCGGCTCCCAGGAGGTCACCCTCGGCGACCTGCCGCGCCGCTACGAGACCACCTGCGACCCGCGGCTCAACCGCAGCCAGTCGCTCGACCTGGCGTTCCGCACCGCCGAACTGCTGGGCGACGGCTGGCGCTGA